A window from Aliamphritea hakodatensis encodes these proteins:
- the cysN gene encoding sulfate adenylyltransferase subunit CysN, whose amino-acid sequence MTHSSDLISEDIVQYLHNHEQKSLLRFITCGSVDDGKSTLIGRLLFESKLLFEDQLQAVEAESKKFGTQGDQIDFALLVDGLAAEREQGITIDVAYRFFSTDKRKFIVADTPGHEQYTRNMVTGASTADAAILMVDARKGILTQTRRHSYLVSLIGIRHIVVAINKMDLVNYSEDTFTTIMDEYSEFAKQIGIEQVSFIPMSALAGDNITEPSSNMPWYHGTTLMGYLETVQIDDEHMQKSPFRMAVQWVNRPNLDFRGFSGQIASGIIKPGDKIRTLPSGKASKIDKISTYNGDLEQAVAGQSVTLTLEDEIDISRGDVITSASEPASIGKQFETTIIWMHEDALLPGRAYLLQTGTKTVTATITDIKYQVNINTMEHLAAKRLELNAIGECNISLDQDIAFDPYKENKDTGNFILIDRMTNNTVGAGLINFALRRSTNITKQHVDIDKQTRADLKSQKPCIVWMTGLSGSGKSTIANLVEKKLVAAGHHTYLLDGDNVRHGLNKDLGFTDQDRVENIRRISEVAKLMVDAGLIVLTAFISPFRSERRMAREIVGDGEFIEVFVNTPLEIAEDRDVKGLYKKARRGELKNFTGIDSPYEEPESPECNIHTAEMTPDEAADEIMEALKARNII is encoded by the coding sequence ATGACACACTCATCTGACCTGATTTCAGAAGATATTGTTCAGTACCTGCACAATCATGAACAAAAAAGTCTTTTGCGTTTTATCACCTGCGGCAGCGTTGACGACGGTAAAAGCACCTTAATCGGCCGTCTGTTATTTGAATCAAAACTTTTATTTGAAGACCAGCTTCAGGCTGTAGAGGCAGAATCTAAAAAATTTGGCACCCAGGGTGATCAGATTGACTTCGCCCTGCTGGTTGACGGCCTTGCCGCTGAACGTGAGCAAGGCATTACAATTGACGTAGCATATCGGTTTTTCTCAACAGATAAACGCAAGTTTATTGTTGCTGATACTCCGGGGCATGAGCAATACACCCGGAACATGGTTACCGGAGCCTCCACTGCAGATGCTGCTATTCTGATGGTAGATGCCCGCAAAGGTATCCTGACCCAGACCCGCCGACACAGTTATCTGGTATCTCTGATTGGCATTCGCCATATTGTTGTTGCTATAAATAAAATGGATCTGGTGAATTACTCTGAAGACACATTCACTACCATAATGGATGAATACAGCGAATTTGCTAAACAGATTGGCATTGAGCAGGTTAGTTTTATTCCAATGTCGGCACTGGCGGGCGACAATATCACCGAACCAAGCAGCAACATGCCATGGTATCACGGTACAACCCTGATGGGTTATCTGGAAACTGTTCAGATAGACGACGAACATATGCAGAAATCGCCTTTCCGCATGGCCGTACAGTGGGTTAACCGTCCGAATTTAGATTTCAGAGGATTCTCCGGACAAATTGCCAGCGGCATCATCAAACCCGGAGATAAGATCCGCACTTTGCCCTCCGGTAAAGCAAGCAAAATCGATAAGATCAGCACCTACAACGGTGACCTTGAACAGGCCGTTGCCGGCCAGTCTGTGACGCTGACACTTGAGGACGAGATCGATATATCCAGGGGGGATGTTATTACCTCTGCCTCGGAACCTGCATCAATCGGCAAACAGTTTGAAACGACTATTATCTGGATGCATGAAGACGCATTACTGCCCGGTCGTGCTTACCTGCTGCAAACAGGCACTAAAACGGTCACAGCAACAATCACTGATATAAAATACCAGGTTAACATTAATACAATGGAACATCTGGCTGCCAAGCGCCTGGAACTGAACGCTATTGGTGAATGTAATATCAGCCTGGATCAGGACATTGCTTTTGATCCCTACAAAGAAAACAAGGACACCGGCAACTTCATTCTTATTGACAGGATGACTAACAACACGGTAGGTGCAGGTCTGATCAACTTCGCACTGCGCAGAAGCACCAATATCACCAAGCAACATGTCGATATTGATAAACAAACCCGGGCAGATCTGAAGTCACAGAAGCCATGCATTGTTTGGATGACGGGCCTTTCCGGCTCAGGAAAATCAACCATTGCCAACCTGGTTGAAAAGAAACTCGTTGCAGCCGGTCACCACACCTACTTGCTGGATGGTGATAATGTTCGTCACGGCCTCAACAAAGATCTTGGTTTTACTGATCAGGACCGTGTCGAGAACATCCGTCGAATTTCGGAAGTCGCCAAATTAATGGTAGATGCAGGCCTGATCGTTCTCACAGCGTTTATCTCACCGTTCCGCTCAGAAAGACGAATGGCAAGAGAAATTGTCGGGGACGGTGAATTCATAGAAGTGTTTGTAAATACCCCATTAGAAATCGCAGAAGACCGGGACGTTAAAGGGCTTTATAAAAAAGCACGTCGCGGAGAACTGAAAAACTTTACCGGTATCGATTCCCCATATGAAGAGCCCGAAAGTCCGGAGTGCAACATTCATACGGCAGAGATGACACCTGATGAAGCTGCTGATGAAATAATGGAAGCACTTAAAGCCAGAAATATTATTTAA
- a CDS encoding aromatic ring-hydroxylating oxygenase subunit alpha, with product MTDSMQQIPLATLDAVRKPIAEANGMPNAVYDDPAMFEYERDNVLGKTWAGLAFGSELPKKGFAKPVDFMGLPLAIMRNRDGEINVFHNICSHRGMILLREETEVEGMVRCPYHSWTYDLNGNLKGTPHIGGVGVHKAEGFVCEKHGLRKVRSAMWNDIIFINLSGDGVPFEEFITPLVQRWEEFTGNGGFDKVHVAPTGSAMELTVMANWKLAVENYCEAYHLPWVHPSLNTYSPLDQHYNLIVNDNMSGQGSYTYNLSDVAGTSLPQFTDWPQDKIRQAEYISLYPNVLLGVQADHVFSIILQPQANNKTLEKLQLAYVGEEACGDKYAACRTSVLESWKVVFGEDVFAVEGMQNGRKSPAFEGGVFSPVLDGPTHHFHQWVANRYAESMA from the coding sequence ATGACTGATTCAATGCAGCAAATCCCTCTGGCGACGCTGGACGCCGTTCGTAAGCCTATCGCTGAAGCTAATGGCATGCCAAATGCGGTGTATGATGATCCGGCGATGTTTGAGTACGAGCGTGATAACGTGCTGGGTAAAACCTGGGCGGGTCTGGCCTTTGGCAGCGAGTTACCCAAGAAAGGCTTTGCCAAGCCGGTTGACTTCATGGGGTTACCGCTGGCAATTATGCGTAACCGCGATGGCGAAATTAATGTCTTTCATAACATCTGCAGCCACCGGGGCATGATTCTGCTGCGGGAAGAAACCGAAGTGGAAGGCATGGTGCGTTGCCCGTATCACTCCTGGACATATGACCTGAACGGTAACTTGAAGGGGACGCCACATATCGGCGGCGTTGGGGTACACAAGGCGGAAGGTTTTGTCTGTGAGAAGCATGGCCTGCGTAAAGTCCGTTCAGCCATGTGGAATGACATTATATTTATCAACCTGTCCGGCGACGGTGTGCCGTTCGAAGAATTTATCACGCCCCTGGTACAGCGCTGGGAAGAGTTTACCGGCAACGGTGGCTTCGACAAGGTGCATGTCGCACCGACCGGCAGCGCCATGGAACTGACCGTGATGGCGAACTGGAAACTGGCGGTCGAAAACTACTGCGAGGCTTACCACCTGCCCTGGGTTCACCCGAGCCTGAATACCTACTCACCGCTGGATCAGCACTATAACCTGATTGTGAACGACAACATGTCGGGGCAGGGCAGCTATACCTATAACCTGTCTGATGTTGCCGGTACCAGCCTGCCACAGTTTACCGACTGGCCACAGGACAAGATCCGCCAGGCGGAATACATCTCGCTATATCCGAATGTGCTGTTAGGTGTGCAGGCGGATCATGTGTTCTCAATCATTTTGCAGCCGCAGGCAAATAATAAAACGTTGGAAAAATTGCAGTTGGCGTATGTGGGCGAAGAAGCCTGTGGTGATAAATATGCTGCCTGCCGTACATCCGTACTGGAAAGCTGGAAAGTGGTGTTCGGCGAAGATGTATTTGCGGTAGAGGGCATGCAGAACGGCCGTAAATCTCCGGCATTTGAGGGCGGTGTATTCTCTCCGGTACTGGATGGTCCGACCCATCACTTCCACCAGTGGGTGGCTAACCGTTATGCTGAGTCGATGGCCTGA
- a CDS encoding LysR substrate-binding domain-containing protein, with amino-acid sequence MRITPLPPLNSLVVFESAARHLSFTRAADELNVTQGAISRQIRHLEDYLGRKLFIRDKRSLSLTSTGMEYYDSIQQSLLLVAGATGNILQWQGDQQVTVVTTHAMASFWLLPRFNAFQELHPDIDVRILAVDSLKDIRHNEFDIALFFCHEAPADLSATPLFAENVFPVCSPGYLEKNPHISQTEDMLKGTLLTLEVGEEWLSWQAWFRACSIEYRADAGPRMNINNYLLVIQSALNGQGLALGWENLVDDYLASGLLVKPVSTSVETTSQFLMLEPEQTARPKQGAEYFRKWLLSLI; translated from the coding sequence ATGCGCATCACCCCCCTGCCACCACTGAACAGCCTGGTGGTATTTGAATCCGCCGCCCGGCACCTGAGTTTCACCCGTGCTGCTGACGAGCTTAATGTGACTCAGGGTGCCATCAGCCGTCAGATCCGCCATCTGGAAGACTATCTGGGCCGCAAACTGTTCATCCGCGATAAACGCAGCCTCAGCCTCACCAGCACCGGCATGGAATACTACGACAGCATTCAGCAATCCCTGTTACTGGTCGCCGGTGCTACCGGGAATATTTTGCAATGGCAGGGTGATCAGCAGGTTACCGTGGTAACAACCCATGCAATGGCCTCTTTCTGGCTACTGCCCAGATTCAACGCCTTTCAGGAACTGCATCCGGACATCGACGTACGCATACTGGCGGTAGACTCCCTGAAAGACATCCGCCACAACGAATTCGATATCGCCCTGTTTTTCTGCCACGAAGCTCCGGCAGACCTCTCCGCAACCCCATTATTTGCCGAAAATGTCTTCCCGGTATGCAGTCCGGGCTACCTGGAAAAGAATCCGCATATAAGCCAGACAGAAGACATGCTTAAAGGCACCCTGCTAACCCTTGAAGTGGGGGAAGAATGGCTCAGCTGGCAAGCCTGGTTCCGGGCCTGCAGCATCGAATACAGAGCAGACGCAGGCCCGCGGATGAACATCAACAACTACCTGCTGGTAATCCAGTCAGCCCTGAACGGCCAGGGCCTGGCGCTGGGGTGGGAAAATCTGGTGGATGACTATCTGGCCAGCGGCCTGCTGGTGAAACCGGTAAGCACCAGCGTAGAAACCACCTCCCAGTTCCTGATGCTGGAACCTGAACAGACCGCCCGCCCCAAGCAGGGCGCAGAGTATTTCAGAAAGTGGCTGTTATCGTTAATCTGA
- the cysD gene encoding sulfate adenylyltransferase subunit CysD, whose protein sequence is MSAKRLSPIELNKLRRIAVQLRLTGETLASVKSKTGLSHPTIISAHKCFIDGGWEAVNTRQRGRPKQNAESTTPPEDCLSFIINNSPASTGLWTNISVKQWFQDYHNQIITTKTVNRHLKSWGISAPESTADLRTAQAWLSHYHPQSDPEHKIADEYKKVLKGGIGLIKYPCPHTHKTIEGTFVYAEDFRGKLYWLAKKGRPDTQLIIEFLTRLNEKFRQKLLLSFHSYSLNRFQQINVQRQQFKNILLLTHSNTVGQLSQPLLPAAETQRTATHHNQSYVRNTMALTHLERLEAESIQIMREVVSKSENPVMLYSIGKDSAVMLHLAIKAFYPSKPPFPLLHVDTGWKFRDMYTFRDKLVKKLGLELITYKNPEGVEKDINPFTHGSALHTDIMKTEGLKQALDKYKFDAAFGGARRDEEKSRAKERIFSFRTADHRWDPKNQRPELWKNYNANKRQGESIRVFPLSNWTELDIWQYIYQEEIPIVPLYLAAERPVVERDGTLIMVDDERMPLQPDEIPVMQKVRFRTLGCYPLTGAVESDADTLPAIIQEMLLSKTSERQGRMIDHDSAASMEKKKQEGYF, encoded by the coding sequence ATGAGCGCAAAAAGACTTTCACCAATTGAACTTAACAAGCTGCGTAGAATAGCGGTACAACTGCGCCTTACAGGTGAAACACTCGCCTCAGTTAAATCTAAAACCGGACTATCTCACCCCACCATTATTTCAGCTCATAAATGTTTTATAGATGGAGGATGGGAAGCGGTTAATACACGACAACGTGGCCGCCCAAAACAAAACGCTGAAAGCACGACCCCACCCGAAGACTGCCTGTCATTCATCATAAATAACTCACCAGCTTCCACAGGCTTATGGACAAATATCAGCGTTAAGCAATGGTTTCAGGATTATCACAACCAGATCATCACTACAAAAACCGTGAATCGTCATCTGAAAAGCTGGGGGATTTCAGCACCTGAGAGCACAGCCGACCTGAGAACAGCTCAGGCATGGCTGAGTCATTACCATCCTCAGTCGGATCCGGAACATAAAATCGCTGATGAATACAAAAAAGTTCTGAAAGGTGGCATTGGACTTATAAAATACCCCTGCCCCCATACACACAAGACAATAGAAGGCACTTTTGTATACGCAGAAGACTTCAGAGGTAAACTGTACTGGCTGGCAAAAAAAGGCAGACCAGATACACAACTGATAATAGAGTTTCTTACCAGACTTAACGAAAAATTCCGTCAGAAACTCCTGCTATCATTTCATAGCTACTCTCTTAATCGGTTTCAACAAATAAACGTACAGCGTCAACAATTCAAAAACATTTTGCTGTTAACCCATTCGAACACCGTAGGCCAACTGTCTCAGCCCCTATTACCGGCAGCTGAAACACAACGCACAGCAACGCATCACAATCAGTCATATGTGAGGAACACAATGGCACTTACACACTTAGAAAGACTGGAAGCAGAAAGTATTCAGATAATGCGCGAAGTCGTCTCTAAATCTGAAAACCCAGTCATGCTTTACTCCATAGGCAAAGATAGCGCTGTCATGCTTCACCTGGCAATAAAAGCATTCTACCCTTCAAAGCCGCCATTCCCTTTACTTCACGTAGATACCGGCTGGAAGTTCCGGGACATGTACACATTCCGCGATAAATTGGTGAAGAAACTGGGGCTAGAGCTCATTACTTACAAAAACCCGGAAGGCGTTGAAAAAGACATTAACCCCTTCACCCATGGTTCGGCACTACACACCGATATTATGAAAACCGAAGGCCTTAAGCAGGCGCTGGATAAATACAAATTTGATGCTGCCTTCGGGGGTGCCCGTCGAGACGAAGAAAAGTCCCGGGCTAAAGAACGTATCTTCTCATTTCGCACAGCCGACCACCGCTGGGACCCAAAAAATCAGCGGCCTGAGTTATGGAAAAATTACAACGCAAATAAACGCCAGGGAGAGTCTATCCGAGTCTTCCCACTATCTAACTGGACTGAGCTGGATATCTGGCAATACATCTATCAGGAAGAAATCCCTATTGTTCCGTTATATCTCGCCGCTGAACGCCCGGTTGTAGAGCGGGACGGAACGCTTATCATGGTTGATGATGAGCGCATGCCCCTGCAGCCAGATGAAATACCTGTCATGCAAAAAGTACGTTTCAGAACACTTGGCTGCTATCCGCTGACAGGCGCAGTGGAATCAGACGCCGATACACTCCCAGCAATCATCCAGGAAATGCTCCTGTCTAAAACGTCTGAAAGACAAGGCCGAATGATCGATCACGACTCCGCAGCCTCCATGGAGAAAAAGAAGCAAGAAGGATACTTCTAA
- the galE gene encoding UDP-glucose 4-epimerase GalE: MTILVTGGAGYIGSHTCVELIQAGYDVLILDNFSNAKPEVLNRIESITGTRPGLVEGDVADAELLNVIFRENNIEAVIHFAGYKAVGESMAFPLKYYQNNLAATITLCEVMAAHECFRFVFSSSATVYGEPDTPALQEDFPLRPANTYGRTKFMVEEVLRDATLADKRWDTALLRYFNPVGAHHTGKIGEDPEGIPNNLMPYVAQVASGKLDCLSIFGNDYPTPDGTGIRDYIHVVDLAQGHVTALQKITKDSGKHGCVAYNLGTGHGYSVLDVVNTFQRVTNKTINYKFAERRAGDIAEFFADPAFTEKELGWKTKYNLDEMVRDHWNWQKQNPLGY, from the coding sequence ATGACAATCCTGGTTACCGGCGGTGCCGGCTATATTGGCAGCCATACCTGCGTAGAGCTGATTCAGGCCGGCTACGACGTACTCATCCTCGATAACTTCAGTAACGCAAAACCGGAAGTCCTTAACCGCATTGAGAGCATCACAGGTACCCGTCCCGGCCTTGTTGAAGGTGACGTAGCAGATGCAGAACTGCTGAACGTCATCTTCAGAGAAAATAACATTGAAGCTGTGATCCACTTCGCCGGCTATAAAGCCGTGGGGGAATCCATGGCCTTTCCGCTGAAGTATTATCAAAATAATCTGGCAGCCACCATTACACTTTGCGAAGTCATGGCGGCACATGAATGCTTCAGGTTTGTGTTCAGTTCTTCAGCGACTGTATACGGTGAACCTGACACCCCGGCACTGCAGGAAGACTTCCCGCTTCGCCCGGCTAACACCTATGGACGTACTAAGTTCATGGTAGAAGAAGTGTTACGGGATGCGACGCTGGCAGACAAACGTTGGGACACTGCTTTACTGCGTTACTTTAACCCGGTTGGCGCACACCATACCGGTAAAATCGGGGAAGACCCTGAAGGTATTCCTAACAATCTGATGCCATATGTAGCACAGGTTGCCAGCGGTAAACTGGACTGCCTGAGCATTTTTGGTAACGACTATCCTACTCCGGATGGCACGGGTATTCGTGACTACATCCATGTAGTAGACCTCGCGCAGGGACATGTAACAGCACTGCAAAAAATCACTAAAGACTCAGGTAAACACGGTTGCGTTGCCTATAATCTGGGAACGGGTCACGGATACTCAGTTCTCGACGTAGTGAATACCTTCCAAAGGGTTACAAACAAAACCATTAATTATAAATTTGCAGAACGCCGGGCCGGTGACATCGCCGAATTCTTTGCCGACCCTGCATTTACCGAAAAAGAGTTAGGCTGGAAAACCAAGTATAACCTTGATGAAATGGTAAGAGACCACTGGAACTGGCAAAAGCAGAATCCACTGGGATATTAA
- a CDS encoding aldehyde dehydrogenase family protein, whose product MTDVKHWQNFIAGEWVDGSESIDVYDPATGEVFASMAAADAADIDRAVKAARACVASGELTDCRPAVRAELLYRIAAEIRALAEEGALLLVQESGKSLDDAMGEFTTAARYFEYYAGMADKIEGKSIPLGNDYVDFTYYEPMGVSAQIVPWNFPVDICARSLAPALAAGNAVVVKTPENTPLAMLLLAQACQNAGLPEGALSIINGYGHSTGAQLVAHPEIDQIVFTGSVATGQAILRSAADRALPCVMELGGKSAAVVFNDADMDQLLSSVKWGIFFNAGQVCSAMSRMLVQRDVYDQVVAAVKDLAESLQMGPGMENADLTPLASADQQKRVASIVNRAKEEGARLVTGGDVPQRPGYFFEATVFADVTPEMSIFRDEVFGPVLAITPFDTEEEAWALANGTEFGLVAGVFTHDLTRAMRASRKLQAGQVFVNEWYAGGIETPFGGIKLSGYGREKGQEALYSYVHTKNVAIRVT is encoded by the coding sequence ATGACAGACGTGAAACACTGGCAGAATTTCATTGCCGGCGAATGGGTTGATGGCAGCGAAAGCATCGACGTATATGACCCGGCAACCGGCGAAGTATTTGCCAGCATGGCGGCGGCTGATGCCGCCGATATCGACCGGGCTGTTAAGGCTGCCCGGGCCTGTGTGGCCAGCGGCGAACTGACCGACTGCCGTCCGGCGGTCCGGGCTGAACTTCTTTACCGCATCGCCGCTGAGATCCGGGCGCTGGCGGAGGAAGGCGCGCTGCTTCTGGTACAGGAAAGCGGTAAATCGCTGGACGATGCCATGGGTGAGTTCACCACCGCGGCCCGATACTTCGAATACTACGCCGGCATGGCGGATAAGATCGAAGGTAAATCCATTCCACTGGGTAATGATTACGTCGATTTCACCTATTACGAACCTATGGGCGTGTCAGCCCAAATCGTGCCGTGGAATTTTCCGGTTGATATCTGCGCCCGTTCGCTGGCCCCTGCGCTGGCGGCCGGTAACGCGGTGGTCGTGAAAACCCCGGAAAATACCCCCCTCGCCATGTTGCTGCTGGCTCAGGCTTGCCAGAATGCCGGTTTACCGGAGGGTGCCCTGAGTATCATCAATGGCTATGGCCACAGTACCGGTGCACAGCTGGTGGCTCATCCTGAGATCGACCAGATTGTCTTTACCGGCTCGGTAGCCACCGGGCAGGCGATTTTGCGTTCTGCAGCAGACCGCGCACTGCCGTGCGTGATGGAGCTGGGCGGTAAGTCTGCGGCGGTGGTGTTTAATGATGCGGATATGGATCAGCTGTTAAGCAGCGTGAAATGGGGTATTTTCTTTAACGCCGGGCAAGTCTGCTCTGCCATGTCACGCATGCTGGTACAGCGGGATGTCTATGATCAGGTGGTCGCCGCGGTGAAAGATCTGGCCGAAAGCCTGCAAATGGGGCCGGGCATGGAAAATGCTGACCTGACGCCACTGGCCTCTGCGGATCAGCAAAAGCGTGTTGCCAGCATTGTTAACCGTGCCAAAGAAGAAGGTGCGCGTTTGGTAACAGGTGGAGATGTGCCTCAGCGGCCGGGTTACTTTTTTGAAGCAACCGTATTTGCCGATGTGACCCCTGAGATGAGCATTTTCCGGGATGAAGTATTCGGCCCGGTGCTGGCCATTACACCGTTTGATACGGAAGAGGAAGCCTGGGCGTTGGCCAACGGTACCGAATTTGGTCTGGTGGCCGGTGTCTTTACCCATGACCTTACGCGTGCCATGCGGGCCAGCCGTAAACTGCAGGCCGGTCAGGTGTTCGTTAACGAGTGGTATGCCGGGGGCATTGAAACTCCGTTTGGCGGCATTAAGTTATCCGGTTACGGCCGTGAAAAAGGTCAGGAAGCACTGTACAGCTACGTGCACACCAAGAACGTAGCAATCCGTGTGACCTGA
- the cysQ gene encoding 3'(2'),5'-bisphosphate nucleotidase CysQ has protein sequence MFENDEVIALAKKAGDAIMEIYQRDFVIYDKQDESPLTEADLASHNCIVAGLKALTPEIPVLSEESVNEEHQDRISWKTYWLIDPLDGTKEFVKKNGEFTVNIALIDNGRAVFGVVYAPALNVTYWGDVKGAYKEEAGKVTPIEVSPVPAEGQVWRVVGSRSHQSDAFKSFVKGLPKTEVVSMGSSLKLCLVAEGKADLYPRLGLTSEWDTAAAHAVVEAAGGKVLQYPGLDPLLYNTRPDTLLNPFFIVCADIDGLWTNLK, from the coding sequence ATGTTTGAGAATGATGAGGTCATTGCTTTGGCGAAAAAGGCTGGCGATGCGATTATGGAAATATATCAACGGGACTTCGTTATTTACGATAAGCAGGATGAAAGCCCGTTAACTGAGGCTGATCTGGCGTCGCATAACTGTATTGTGGCAGGTCTTAAAGCGCTTACGCCTGAGATTCCGGTGCTTTCTGAAGAGTCTGTGAATGAAGAACATCAGGACAGGATCTCCTGGAAAACGTATTGGCTTATCGATCCTCTTGACGGCACCAAGGAATTCGTCAAGAAGAATGGTGAATTCACCGTTAATATTGCTTTGATTGACAACGGCAGAGCTGTTTTTGGCGTCGTTTATGCGCCTGCACTGAATGTGACGTACTGGGGTGATGTAAAGGGTGCGTATAAAGAGGAAGCCGGAAAGGTTACGCCGATAGAGGTATCACCTGTACCAGCTGAAGGGCAGGTATGGCGCGTTGTCGGCAGTCGCTCTCATCAGTCAGATGCCTTTAAATCATTTGTAAAAGGCTTGCCGAAAACAGAAGTTGTATCGATGGGAAGTTCGCTGAAGCTTTGTCTTGTAGCCGAAGGGAAAGCGGATCTTTATCCTCGTTTGGGGTTGACCAGCGAATGGGATACCGCAGCTGCTCATGCTGTTGTTGAAGCCGCTGGAGGTAAGGTTTTGCAGTACCCTGGTCTGGATCCTCTGCTGTACAATACGAGGCCGGATACACTTCTTAATCCTTTCTTTATCGTATGTGCCGACATTGACGGTCTCTGGACAAATCTTAAATAG
- a CDS encoding FAD-dependent oxidoreductase, with translation MAAVLNDEPPVVIVGSGFAGYSLAETLREKAPQKPIVVFTSDDGANYSKPGLSNALTRGKTAPELVTETALQIEQRLNIRVYTRVQAERIDADVHMLHTDIGEQAYSKLILTTGAAPIRLPLSGSGAADVLSVNDLTDYRVMRTRLEGAKKVCIIGNGLIGCEFANDLSNQGLDVTVVGLGDWAMQGLIPRQVGEALQAKLSAQGVSWQLQTSVEIVDQADSGYRLTLTSGEIVEADLVISAVGLKPRTELAQTAGVDCGRGIKVNGGLRTNVADVYALGDCAELQGRVLPYIAPINFGVRALADCLLGRPTMAQYPPMPVVVKTPALPLTIQSPETGAEGEWQTETAEDGLRSLYRDAAGMLKGFVLAGSCTSERQQWLDQLI, from the coding sequence ATGGCTGCGGTACTGAACGACGAACCTCCGGTGGTTATCGTCGGCAGTGGTTTTGCCGGATATAGCCTGGCGGAAACGCTGCGTGAAAAAGCCCCGCAGAAGCCGATTGTTGTGTTTACTTCTGATGATGGCGCTAACTATTCCAAACCGGGCCTTTCCAATGCGCTTACCCGGGGTAAAACCGCCCCTGAACTGGTCACTGAAACTGCATTGCAGATAGAGCAGCGGCTGAATATCCGTGTCTATACCCGGGTGCAGGCTGAACGTATCGACGCCGATGTGCATATGCTGCATACCGATATCGGCGAACAGGCCTACAGTAAACTGATTCTGACTACCGGCGCTGCGCCAATCCGCTTACCACTATCAGGCAGCGGCGCGGCAGATGTGCTGAGCGTGAATGATCTGACGGATTACCGGGTCATGCGCACCCGGCTGGAAGGGGCTAAAAAAGTCTGCATTATCGGTAATGGCCTGATCGGCTGCGAGTTTGCTAATGATCTGAGTAATCAGGGGCTGGATGTGACCGTGGTTGGCCTGGGTGACTGGGCTATGCAAGGGCTGATTCCCCGGCAGGTGGGTGAAGCCTTACAGGCGAAACTTTCCGCACAGGGTGTCAGCTGGCAGTTACAGACCAGCGTTGAGATCGTTGATCAGGCAGACAGCGGTTACCGCCTGACCCTGACCAGCGGCGAAATTGTTGAAGCTGATCTGGTGATCTCGGCCGTGGGCCTGAAACCCCGTACTGAGCTGGCACAAACCGCCGGCGTGGACTGTGGCCGGGGTATTAAGGTCAACGGCGGTCTGCGCACTAACGTCGCCGATGTTTACGCGTTGGGTGACTGTGCCGAACTGCAGGGCAGGGTGTTGCCGTATATTGCGCCGATTAACTTTGGCGTCCGTGCGTTGGCAGACTGTCTTCTGGGCCGGCCAACCATGGCGCAGTATCCGCCTATGCCTGTGGTGGTAAAAACGCCGGCGCTGCCGTTAACCATTCAGTCTCCGGAAACCGGGGCTGAAGGTGAGTGGCAGACAGAAACCGCTGAGGATGGCCTGCGCAGTCTGTATCGGGATGCCGCCGGCATGCTGAAAGGTTTTGTGCTGGCGGGAAGCTGTACGTCGGAGCGTCAGCAATGGCTTGATCAGTTGATCTGA